One Vicia villosa cultivar HV-30 ecotype Madison, WI linkage group LG5, Vvil1.0, whole genome shotgun sequence genomic window, TAGCTAAATCGattagatatcggtatgtaaactAATCGAACTAAAAGGGATCCGAAACAAGTTGGcctaatattattttatcaaagtCACTTTTTCTGGTTAAAGTTTCCTAATAATTAAACTAAGGCATTTGTTACGAGAGTAAAAACGGACAAAGGttaaaaatcaatagagcgagagtttgagatatttaaccgGATAGTGGACActtgacattagttttaaggacagcgagagcgtattaaaattaattagattttattcacTTTCAAAAAGTGCTTTTAAACTCggcgggacagcgagagcgtacgttagggattacTAGCataatctgaatcaacagagcgagagtttgagataagGGTTTTTAAATGAGTACTATATACTAAAAAAGGAATTCTATTGATActgttattttcaaaaagtggttTTAAATCTAATGGGATTGCGAGAGCATACATTACGAGTTAGAATCATAGTCTGATTCAATAGAACGAGAGTTTGAGAAAAggatttttaaattaatagtatTTAATGAAGGATTTTTGTTGGATTAAAAACCAGGCCAGTGGAACTTCGGATTTCCTAAGTTAGACGAATTACATACCGATGTCCgcctattaatattttatttagatcTAAGTCTTATTTCCCCcctaaaacataattaaaatatcgctagccttagctttacaaagcaaCGATAGAGTACAGTAGGTTGACATTAGTtcatgtggattcgatatcttttaaaactacgcgacACGACTGTACACTTGCAGTTTCctgattaatagacacgtaaagtcgcgatcaaaagCCCAGTAGGGTTTAAGCTTAAATGCAACTAGATTTTAAAAAACTCACAAAATATCAATTTTCATAATGTTGATTTTGATTATTAATTGAAACACATTGATTAAATCTAAATTTGATAAGAATAGGAATTCTAAACACGGATTCAGAATAAATCTTTTTTCAAATGAATATGTGatttaaaatcaaatctttgattgaaCATTAAAGGAAACAAATCTTGAAAGCACTTGATTTAATTCATTAAACCTTGCGTGCCAAGTAAGTAATTTGAGACAGGATGTCTCGTATAATTACAAACATCTTACTTAACATGTTCCTTACAACAATTGCGCCATGAAGCGCTTCGAGGCATAATGTCTCACATATTGTCATAATATCTTACTAATCACATATAATATCAGGTATAATTATCATATTTTTAACGCATGGGTACATAATTCATCCTAACAATTACAACCTGgaatattgtaacaccccatttctacctaGTAATTATaacgaaaatcagagtataaaaattccaaCCAATACATGAGATATCACATTTTCAACTTAATCACGACGACATAAACACATCCAAAACAAATACATAACACTTTTGAAATGAACAGACTCATAACGACCGTTTAgtctttaaaataataattcgAATTTAATTAACCACGCAACGGATTCACAACTTTAAACTTTAAATAAACATAACATATTATTTCGacataaaacaacttcaaaaaacaaGTCTTTAAAGGAAAACAACTCAAAAATTCAGCAATGGAAACAAATCGACAATAAGGAAAAATATGcgttcgtccccccgagtgctataTATCAGAGCGACAACACCGACTCAAACTAATGAGGTAACCGCTATCCTTcttgattacctgcacgttacgaACATAGGgacaacattcaaatagaaggggtgagatatcgaactaTATAAAATCACCACTTCAGGCAAACCAACACATCAACTTATACAACTCATCCACGCAAAAACTTAATTATGCGACTTTAAAATGCGACTCAATacaatgcatatgcatgtggtaccattggggCAGAACCCCCAAATTAAAAATTCGCCAATTAATAGAGGCGTCAACAAGGCATATTTCTTGATTTGCCAATTTCAGGCCAACTTACCGAGCATCAGCTCCAACTTAATATGCGATGTATGCGACACAATTATGAAtgtcataacaacaacaataataattcaaCAGCAAAGacaacaacttatcaacattggcCATAAGGCCTAGAACTTCATTTTTTCCTATAAAAGAGGCAATTCAACCAACTTTACGTCACCTgcaaattttacaagttttcaACCAATATTCAACACACAAATTCAACTAAAACAACCTACACGCGTTCCATAATTATTCAGACAGTTTTCGACTCAAACCGGTTAATTAATTTATTGGTTAAAAGTTACTAACATCCTATGCGGTTGTTTTTATCAATTTCCTATTATTAGAAATAACCCTCTGCTATTATCCTTGACTTTGCTGCTAAGCACCTGTCATCTGCTATTAGCTGTTTTCAACATGCTTAGCTACAGAAATACTACCTTTGCTATCTCAATTCTCCGTTATTTATACTACTTCTATTATTTATCATTACTGAGTGTGCCTTTACTAAGTATTGTTCCTGAGATAATTATGCCAATCCTGCAATTATTCACTTCTCCAACTATGTTAAAGTATTTCCTAAATGTATATCTTACTTAAATAATCATTAGCTACATTACTGTTAGGCTAAAAAACAATTAAAGGGAAAGGCAATTAAGTGGCCCCCGCCACCCCCTTTAGGACGCCCGCCCACGCACTTATAGCCATAAGGGGCGCCCACCCTGGCTTGTGGGGTGCCCGCATTATAACCTTGGTGTGACCCCcaccctcttcttcttcttcttttcttaacAATTTCCTTTGTTCTTCATGTTTATTCTATCAATTTCCAGACTTGAACCAATCATAATTTTACAAACAAACTAATAATATAACATCTAGCAATTATACGAATATCAATCATCTTAAATCAACACAAAACAACTTTTGCACAACCATTCAACTTAATTTCTTATTGATCTCAGATAAAtatcacaacaacaacatcaaacacACAAAACAACCAAACACAGAGCGGTAATTTTAACACCCAAACCCCACATATTATTTATCACAACCCCGATTATAGAGTTGAACCCCTCCCTTACCTTGGATTGTAGGCTGCTCTATAATTCTCCGATCGAATCCGAGCTTCGTCATGGATTCTAACTTTTGTCTCTCTTGCAATTTTTCATCTTCACATCAACTCTTCGTATCTTTCTCTGCAACTTCCCCACGAGCACTTTCTCAAACTGCCTCTTGTTCTCTTTTCCAAGGCTAACCCTTACTCTTCTCTTACTGATAAAACCTAATTCCTTCGTAACTTATTATTTTCTTTGGATTTAGCTTAACAATTCCAGTTGGGCTCAACTCACACCATCAATATTACTACTGTCCACTACCACAACAAACCCAGACAAACAATCACTTTATTCTTTCTCCatcactaattaattaattaattaattccgaTTAAAATACTTAAACTCCAATAATTCACAAACATTCCGAAATCCATCAATAAGtaacccaaaaatatttaattaaataattaattaaataaacggGCGTTACATACATGACCTCTGTAGTGAGATACAAGTAAAGATGGAATGAAATCCGAATCATTACCTAGTAAAAATAACAAAAGTCCTATTACGATTTaaagtttgtaaaaaaattaagagacGGGTATTAGACTTGATAAGTACTTAAAAACATCTCGtaattttttttgataagcaagaAATTGTATTAAAGCGAGTACAAGGGGCACTCAACCCGAATACAAAGAGAATCCGAGTTACAACAACACTTGTAAGGGGTTGATCGACCAAAGTGCTTTAGACGGATTAAACAAACCAAAATAACCGGCACTTAGCCAATCCCAAGCCAATGATTTTGCTGCAAAAACTATCTTCCGACACCCCTTCCTCCCACCATTGAACAAAATGTCATTTCTAGCTAACCAAATAGCCCGTACGATCGATAACCAAATGATGGTACTACAAATATTATTCCTATCCCTCCTCCTCAAAACAAGATGAAACAACATAATGTGGTTAGAGATAGAAGAAGCAGTAGAAGACATGTTACCACCAACCCAATCCAAAATGGACTTccaaacttcaacaacaacacaacaagaaGAAAAGAGATGGAAATGTGTTTCTTCCGAACCGAAGCATAAAGGACATACAAGATTGTGCACACCTGATAAGACTCCTCTCTTTTCCAGCTCCACCCTTATTTGTAGTCTATATTGTAGCAGCCTCCATCCAAAACTTGAATATTTGATGGCACCTTTGATTTCCAAATGAGCTTCAAAGCATCCAACATTCTAGAACTAAAAACCAAATACGTCCCAGCCCTTGAGATAACCTGTCGAAGGCCGATTTAACCAAAAAACCTGCAGCAGAAAACCACCAAACAAACTGATCCTACAGCGGAGAATTAGGTGAAGTATGTTGCACGATAGTATGCAAACTAGCGCACTCTGCAGCCTCCAAATCTGACAAACTATCAATGGTATTGCACAAGGACCAGACCCACGCATTCTGAACCGAATACCCAACTTCTGACATGTGAATGTTGAGGATTTTGGTTCCTTAACGTGTGAATAACAAGACAAACTCTCTCATACATACTGAAGGGTGTTGGAGGTAAATGTGAGGATTTTGTTGTTTTTCCAGCAGGGCCATTTTAATATATTCCTTGACGAATTCTTTGTTATCCAACTCAGTGATGACTGAAAATTCATCACCTTTTTCCTCAATCACAATTTATGTACGTAGCACCAACACctttaaaaaaatatgtgttcGTATCTGTGTCAATGTGAGACACCGGCACCGACACTTATGTTtaggtttaatttattattttttcaaattattgtcGATATCGCTATGTCAGTATCAGAGTCGTATTTGGGATGTGTGCTTCATAAATCACAACTCTTGATGAATGACCTTCATCTTGATTCTTTCCGTCTTTTGATGGTTTCACCTTAAACTTATCTAGAACTCTCATATTGTTACGATTATAGCAATTAAAACCTTGACTTTATCATCCATTCAAATAATCTAAGCACTCCATTGCTCTCAAATCCCTGATTAAGTTCATCTTTTCATAATCCTATAATAATCCAATCATAATCTTAAAACACCAAAAATTCTTATCATAACACATTGCTAGATAGACATACGAACAAACATAGATAAATATAAATTGATTACATTATTTATTAGAATCATGACCCGTAGCACCTTAGTCACTACTACACAAACAGCTTTTTATTTCCTGATTATCTCTAACAAAGACATttgcaaagataaaaatgttaTTGACTCTCTGCATGATACTTAATGGAATTCTTTCCCTAAATACTTAAACTATTTGGTTTCCCCACGCTTTGCTTCTTTGAGGAAGGATGCACTCTTAACGATTTCGCGCAATGGCTTGTTAGTATACCTAACAAGGTTGTAGACCCATGCTCCGGCCACAGCTCCCAAAACCGGCGACACCAAATATATCCATATTCCTCTATATTCATTGTGCATAAAAGCAGGTCCTAAACTTCTAACCGGGTTCATTGATGCTCCCGTTATTGGTctgtcaaataaaaaaaatgttatcaCCAAGTTTCGAAAACCATTTGATATTAATAATCTTGCATTTAGTTAGGTTTTTCGATATGATAATGAATACATACCCCGAAATAATGACATTAAGCAATAATGTAGATCCAATTGCAATTCCCGCCAACTCACCAATCTACAAACATAAAACATGAAAGTATAAAAGGATGTTTAGGCATACATGGATGAATTATTGATATGCATAAGATATGTTTGGCGACTTTACCGCGCGGCTATCAGTGGCGACTCCACAAATGATAAACATAAGATAAAATGTGATTATGAATTCAAACACAAAAGTTTGAAGGTTAGATCCAGATGGAAGTGTTCCTGAAAACTGATCATGTAGGCCACTGTTGCCACTGAATATGAGTTTTAGGGTTCCACTTGCTAGTGTTGCTCCCAAAACCTGAGCTGATATATAAGCTGGTACCTATAAAAAGTATATAGAAAATGTCCATGTTATTTATGGGAATAAAGTTTATAGAGTAAAATGATTGTGTTTAGTTTAATTTACATGTAACAATGGGAAACTTCTTGTGGAAGCAAAAGCAATGGTGACGGCCGGATTGAAATGAGCACCAGAGATATGACCGAGAGAATATATCAACACAACCAAAGCGAGTCCCCAAACAATTGCGATCCCAGGAAGCGTGACAACATTGTCGGTGCTTTTGTTCACTATAATTGAAGCACATCCTGCAAATATCAAGAAATATGTTCCTACAACCTCTGCTATCAACTGTATCATCACCAAcaaacataaataaacataagTTAAATAAATTCCAATTCAATAATATCAAAGTTTTACATTAGTTcaagagaaaataaaaagatttggAGACACCTTTTGCAAGAAAGGGACTGAAGAATCTTCTGATGTTTGGGGGGACTCTTTGTTTACATCTACAACAATGTCACTGGTTTCAAGTGTTGGTGAATTCTCAGCCATAATAATGAAACAAATGAGAAACAAACAACACAAAACACTGTTTATGATTTTTCATCCTCCACATAAGCTACTCCAATTTATACACTCAGTTTGGCACCAAAAGTTCATGAAGGgacaaaatagttttaaattctcAGAAGCAATAAAAAAGAGACAAGATATATTAAGCTCCTAAAGAGCTAagctaaaaatatattaaaatgtttttaattgtttaatatCATAATTGTATTTAATTGTTGGCATAAACTTAGTAATCTAAATAGCAAATAGAATAATCTTTGGAGTCAGATAAAATTATGACTCTAATTTACTTTCAAGTTTTTATCTAATTAACTTATagcattatttatattttatattttaattttacctTTATTATctaatttagaaaaaaatatgagaaaaagGATATGAaccgtcaaccaatcacaaccatgtatccaattaaaacataattttaatttaaaaaaactaatatgatatGACAAGTGTAAAAATTTTGATTGATCGTAGGTGTAAAGTTAATTTACAATGTCAGTGTAATACCTTTAAACTCAAAATAATATTAGTTAAAAATGTTTtaatgtcattttatatttatttaggggtccgtttggttgggggttttggaggggaggggagggaatattttaagttaagtatatttggttcaattttttatgaggggaggggaggggattggAGGTAATCAGATTCCCTCTTGAAACAACTTTTTGTTCCCCCAAATCGGAGGGATTTGGAGAGGAGGGGAAGGAGAGGAGTTAtgataaaatctattttttctatattgacaaaattaccttcattttttaattaaaatcttaaattgtttttaatatatattatacgttAATTTTTATCGTCTTATTAGAATTCCTCCATTTTTTACGATAACtccatttttttatattaatatagtgactcaacttttttcattttttcatgtgttttattatatttattttgatttattattttgtaaaaacttaattgttttataagttattgtgttgtattacatatttatatataatataattgtagTATATGAGAGATATATtatctaaaatttaattttataaatattttatggaaTTAGATGGATCATCAAGATGATAAAATAATTTATCTAATCATGGATCATATGATTATTGTATGgaatttatcaatattttatttatgctttaatatattttaaagtatttgaaatagtaaatattttgtgtttgattatctatattgtttatgaattgacaaaaaaaaaaattaagaatatcacattgtttttatttgatttagcaTGAGTGTTATACAATTTTAAGGGTTAAAacgtaaattagttttaaaattcctcccctcccctcctgaaccaaacatatttttaattaaaaattctccctccccttccctccctctcgtttgaaccaaacatacttttaattaaaatacttcacttcccctcccctcccttcccctcccctttattaaATTCCCTTTCCTCCCCTCCCCTTCATTGAATCAAACAGATCTAagattatatattcaatttgttaTAAATTAGTTTATCAACTATTCCCTACAACTTTATCCACTATCCGCTGATTTATTAGGTTTTTACTACTTTTTTAtcgaataattttaaaaatatatataaaatcagTAAAACTTTTTGTATCGAGCTGGATCTAAATGTTTGGCTTTAAAGGATGCTCTACAACCTAATAATTACTCTAAGCTGGAACTTGAAAGGATGGTACTAGCATGGTGTGGATTTGGCTTTGTCCATAAAAGTTTCCCCTCAAGTTGCCATTATGAGGGATTTACTATCGAGGACTTAATGGCTATAATGGAGACCAATTTGAGTTTTGATTTAAAACGACATGTTCATGTGAGGGTCTTTTAGGGAGAATTCGTCCAATGATTAAATGTCGTGTCGAGTTGAGGGTGGTATGATCAAAGGTCCTATAAAGATTGAGATGATACGattaatttttgtgttttttttttttgataatttgaAAGGATTCTCAAAAAGATTAAGATGAGACAAAAAAATTCTAGGATTATAGTGATTCTGGGAGGATTTTTGTTGAGTTTGAGATGAGACGAAAAGTCTTTGTGGTTATAATAATTTTAGGAGAATATAGTTGTGTTCGAGACAAGGCGAAGAGTCTTTTGTTGTTTTTCGTAATTTGAGGAGAAATTCCCCAAATACCAAAATGAGAAGAAAGGAGTTTTGGTCCATGAATAATTTAAGTAAAATTTTTAAAAGACCAAAACGTAACATCCTAACCTAATTGATCAATTGAAGTTTCAATTATTTCATAAATTATTGAAATTGAAtggataaaagataaaataattttttaccaTAAAAGAATAATTACATCATTTCACAAGGACTAAAGTATCATCCAAATTACCTTATTACATAGCAAATAGAATAATTTTTGAATTTATACCCCACcaatgtgtctagaatcatatcggtaaaatattgatattttagtAGTCAgtacaaacaaaaacaaataaataatattccaaaatatatattttataaaactgcAGCTAAGATATGTATACAACAAGAACGTCTACATAGAGCTACAAAGAAATGCACATCAGAACATAAGTCAAGTACAAGTCTTCATGCCATCGAGACACCAAAGCTTTTACTCCATAAGCCTTTTAACGAATCCTCCATATTCTACCGTGTACCTGAAAAACAACatgatcatcttcatcttcaacttaataaaaaattcaatccttgtacaacatcatcgtcattagaacattcatattcgacttgattaaatccatctccaaatgttaaagatcctttaatattataaccaagatatgaatgtgaataaaataaacaattcatagagaaaattttatgggtcaaaatataaaatgtgatttataaattttgacaaaaaaaaaaagaaagaaaagtcaggtcaaagagtaaaatccaacgattttacatgattttacacgatttcaccgattacaaaataatttaaatcacttaaaattatttcagaatatgattttacataaaaaaaaaaagtttttatttgcGATTTAACACGAAATACTGCCCTAAAACCTTGAAATCTatagaatttaaattttaaatagagATTTTAACAACTTGCATGGAACTATACTTTGTTCATTGTTCAGTAGCACTTCACAACACTACTGTATGGTATTTATTTCACTGCCAAAAGAGACAGAACCAGCCAAAAGAGACAGAACCAGCCGCTGATATTTGTCTTCCATATTCAATGTTTAAAGGGGATaatttctctacccatcacaaaaagatgggtagtgtaccttccaccaatcagatgacaccatttaatttgtatgtatttaattatttattatataaaataattatttaatgtttTCAATACATTTTACATTAAAGGTAACATTACCCAACcttttgagttgggtaaataagaattcaccatgTCTAAATAGTTCCTTTTTCAACGTATGAATTATTCCATTGTACTCATAGAAACTCCACCATGCACATTATAGTTTATTTGATAACTAGCATATAATATAATGAAAGGAAACATTAAAATAGAAGAGAAATATTTGTATCTACCTTTGCAGCATAATCATCTGTCAACATGATCAAATTTGAAGCAACTTTGGTATGAGATACTGGTGGATTTAAACCGAACATGATTATAGTAATACTAACTCATCTGGACTTGAGCTTGAATGGCATTACAGCTCTAACTCATCGGCATGATTATAGTAATAGTAACTTGTCTAATAATATTTAGTACCAACATACTCTTTAACTCATCGGCAATTATTTGAGATGAGATCGTGGTAGCATTACGAGGTCATTGAGAAGCTTGTTGAAAATGAATAGTGATAATGTCATCTTGTTGAATTTGGGAGTAATGattgttgtgtttttgaagatgGTATTGATAacattgttgatgaagatgatgttgttaatgaagatgatgttgtGTGGTTGAAGAAGAATGGTGAAGTAGTATTGTTAttatgttgatgaagatgatgttggGTTGTAGAATGAGTATGGTGGTGATGTTATGATGAAATGAAAAGAGAAATTGTAAGCATGTTTTCCACTCCATCTTGCATTTTCACGCGCTCAATCGATTGCGTCAGTAAccatgttgttgatgaagatgatatcATTATGCGGTTGAGCAAGAATTGTATAGTAGTGTTGTTAATTGTTATTATGTCCCACATTGTtttcttttaaagaaaaatatctcGTGTTTATAATGTTGACCCATATTTAAAAATGTactcataattttaaaaaaataaaaataaaaaacccaATCACCAATATCAcatgattaaaaataattttttaatatctaatccaaatattttaataaatagtattatttttataaacagaaaaatatttactatttattcaaatatttttataaataatatttaactaccataaaaaatatattgttgagacaaatatttttataaacaggaaAAAAACCTACTGCAAGTATTTTTTAtaaatgcaaaaaaaataaaatatatagcaagtattttttataaatgcaaaaaaatatatatgtatatataattgataaaaaattactattaatccctatatttttataaacaatgttaaacaaaaaaaattgtatatataGAAAAAGCTAGTCTACTATATATCTAAAGAATGTTAATttctcaaatataattttttttattatagtttATTATATAAGTTTAAATGTAATTTTGATCCCTCAAATTTATCATTTGTTTGATTTTGGTTTCCaaatttcaattgtttgattttggttcTTTTTGGTTCTCAAattctttaattgtttgattttggtcctccaaatttcaattgcttgattttagccCTCAAAGTTGTTCCTTTTTACATTTTACATTTTAATAGTTAAATTTTGAATGTAATATtctgaaaatcttaaatatttcttTCAACTTATGCCGAATCACAAAttgttttgacaaaaaaaatagatcactaactaattaaaataacaaactcGCCATTACTCCCTCATATATTTAAGCATAAAATCTCAAAGTGTAGCAATCATATTAGTGAtatataatttcaatttttttataagggATATTACATGCTTGTCCTTATATTCTAAAATAACTTTGTTAAAAGATTCACATATGTTATTAGTTAAATAAgtctattattttaattagttagtgGTCAATTTTTTTGTTGTCAAAATAATTTATCATTAAATATATGTTGAATGAAATAATTGAGATTTTCAAGATATTTTTGTTCGAAGCTTAATTactagaaaaagaagaaaaataaaattttaaagaagaaaattaaaagaaaaaaagttttaaaaaaaaaagaaaagaaaaaacataaaaaataataataataataaagaaatataGTCTACGAGTCACTTTTTTTGAATAAGATTAAGATTAAACCAAAAAAACTGATACAAAAGGAGGGGGGACATCGGCCAAAACCCTCTCAATGCGACATAAACCTAAAGAATGGCAAACCAAgtctattctttacaaaatctgccctCAAAAAACTAGGAATGCTACTATAATTAGTGTAATCATTAATCGTTAGACCTATATTCGCCAGAGAATCTGCACAACTATTACCTTCTCTAAAAATATGAGAAGCCACAAAAGACATACTTGTCGTAATATTCACACAATTAATCCATCTTGTATGGAGTTGCCAAGGAACAACGAACGGCGAAGAGAAAGCACGCACCACCGCTAAAGAATCAGTTTCAAGCCAAATCTTTCTCCAACCTTTCTCATGGGCGAACTCAATAGCTAACATAGCACCAGTGAGTTCGGCGATGAGTGAGTTAGAAATACCAATAAAAGAAGTGAAGGCACCCATGAATCTACCATCAGAATCTCTAGCAATACCGCCACAAGCGGAGGGGCCCGGATTACCTTGAGAAGCACCATCACAATTAATTTTAACCCAATGACGCGAAGGGGGCTTCCAAATTACTTCCACAATCTTAGGGGCAGCAGGGGGGTGAATAGTGACTTTAAACATCTTTAACACCTCAAACTCTTGTATGTTGATGAAAGATGGAATTTTAAAGGCATTACCTGCTAAACAACAGACCGAGAC contains:
- the LOC131607875 gene encoding nodulin-26-like; its protein translation is MAENSPTLETSDIVVDVNKESPQTSEDSSVPFLQKLIAEVVGTYFLIFAGCASIIVNKSTDNVVTLPGIAIVWGLALVVLIYSLGHISGAHFNPAVTIAFASTRSFPLLHVPAYISAQVLGATLASGTLKLIFSGNSGLHDQFSGTLPSGSNLQTFVFEFIITFYLMFIICGVATDSRAIGELAGIAIGSTLLLNVIISGPITGASMNPVRSLGPAFMHNEYRGIWIYLVSPVLGAVAGAWVYNLVRYTNKPLREIVKSASFLKEAKRGETK